Part of the Echeneis naucrates chromosome 1, fEcheNa1.1, whole genome shotgun sequence genome, TGGAATCTGTTGCGTAATTGACAACATCTTTAGCCAATCGGAAGGAGGAGAAACGAGCCGTGTTAGTTAAATCAACCAATGAAACGTGTGTTTATACATCTGACAAGATATTTTAGTCCATGTAGTCCATATAACGCCTATCCTTTACGATTTAATTCATATTCTTGTTTTAAGTTGACGTTTTTAGGTAGTAAGTcgaaatattattaaaatagaGGATGAACTACTAAATGTCCACTTTGTCTGACTACTAACAACGTTTCATCTTGTACCCTCCTGCCGAGGCAGAAGGTCAGGCTATTGAATGAACAGCAAAACACatctatgttttgttttttacttttaacgGTTTTGTGTGATCATCCCAGCCTTACATACAGGCTGATGCATGTGAACTGGTTAATGTACCAACAGCCCAAGGCACGTGCACATTGTAGTAGTCTGTGTAGATTTTTCTGTGTTACCTCCCTAATTGGtagcagcacacacaaagaacTCCCAACAACTCCCTGTTTAGGTAACCTGATTAATCTCATGTACTAAGAATAGTCACTGAAATACtgggtggtttttttttgttttgtttttttttttaactagatCTTATGTGTGCCCTTTGTCAAAAGCATGGCTCATCATGAAGGCACTCAGTATataaattattgtattttagTAGAAAAAATAAGGaagtgaaatgttaaataaatgcagTACATAACCTATGGAAGATGGGCAGCTGGGATGATCCATCTGTTCTCTCTGGTATGCACTTTTTTTGCTCCAGATCAGAACTCTAGACGGAAACACTCTACAGCAAGCAGAGATGGGAACTCATTCATAATGGTGCTCTGGATTGGTCCTGGATTAATCCCTAATTTTGATCATTTCCAGACTCCATTTGGCCTTATCCGCATGACAGTTGTGGTGGTGCCTTTTCTCTATGTTGGAACTCTAATCAGCAAGAATTTCGCTGCTCTTTTGGAGGAGCATGACATCTTTGTCCCTGAGGACGATGACGACGATGACTGAACTGACTTCACAAGTAAATGGTAAAGTCATTGTGTACATTAGCTGCACCTTATTTGACCCTACACTCTAGCTTGAAACTTTGCTGTGCGCAATGTCAGATGCTGAAATTGTGTAATCTTTGGCATTTTGAATCAATGACATTTAGTAACAGGTGAAAagtgatgacttttttttttccctccacagggTGCTTTGCAACACTAACTTAAAGCATACCAGCCACCACATGGATGATGGGGAAGATGGGGCTTTTATGACTTCCCATTACATCCCTCTACCTCCACCCATCTGCCTACTATCTCCTGCTTTTTAtcatgttcatttcatttaaaaaaatttttatatCATGTGAGGCGCTCAAACCTGCTAACTAGCCCTCACTcttgtttgcatgtttatgtCTGTCAACTCAATAAACAACATCGATTGCATGTGGAAAACACGTGTTGTTATTTAATTGTTAAGTGTTGCATGGTAGCTTAGAAGCACACAGTTACTTAAACTCTCCTTCAGTCATGTCCAGTCCAGCGTATTTTAATAGCTGTCTTCAAATTTTCAAGCAAATTGAAAGTGGTTGTCCTCATCAGTTAGGTCTCCTTCGCTCCCTCCTGAAGTGCTGCATTGGCCAGTCGCAAGTGTTCATTTAGGGAGCCCAGCTCCAACTGGCTGCGTCCCTTCAGGTCACTAAGCTCAACATAGGCCTCCTTGTAACGCTCATATGCTGCCTCTTTTTCCTGTCAGGTTCGATAGACAAATAATGGATGGATCAAAGCGAAATCAGTTTAAACGAAATCTGTATAACATTGCAAAGTGTAAATTGATAAAATTCCTTATTGTCCTCAGAATGTAAAACATACCTTGTTGAGCGACTGCACTTCCCTCTGCAGACAAGAGATTTCTTTCTTAAGATACTGGACCTCGTTGTCTTTTGCTCTTAGCAGgatctgaaaaatgtgaaatgagacCTATTAGTTTTAccacataaataataattatcagGTATGTAGAATAATAAAGGTAAAATGAAGTCAAACATGATTAaaaaggtgtaaaaaaaaaaaaaaaaaaaattacaatataaaGCTTCTTAGCGCATCGCAATATACTCCATCTGTGGGAAGGTTTTATAATCATTTGTTTGGTAAGACTAAGGAAGTTAACAGTGTAATTACAGTATGATGTTATAATGGATATGCTGGAAGCAACCATTCCTCCATAAATGACTTGCATGAATGTTTTTGATCACCAGCTGTTTACAAATccatatttaaatgaaacaaaagtgaCAAAATAGATTGCACTATAATTCAGGCAGTAGGTGGCAGCATCTCCTACATGAAAATGTGGCCAACCATACACGCTCAACACAAATGAGGCCACCAACAAAAAGGAAGGTTTGACTGAGCTACTACAGGGGACTATTAATGAGGATACAAgacaaaaccattaaaaaatattgtgatcaCTCTATTTTATTAAAGTGGCTCCACTGTCCCACAGCACATACATCAAATAATGCTCTGTGCTTCCCCATGATGACAATAATGTCAACATTTGTCCTTGAAGCCGGGTTTATCATTTCAGGTGCATTAAATGAATCTGGGTTGGGCTGCAGCAAGAGATTTAGAGGTTTTAGTATCACCTACTTTCACATGAGTTGGGATTGCGCAGGATCTATTTTGGTCAGTAACGCAGAGCTTTTCCCTGTATCAATACCTCCAGTTCTGACGCAGTTTGCTCGGTGCTGCCAGGAGACACTAcgtctgacctctgacccgtGATGAAATAACGCAAGCGGCTGATCTCTTCTGCCAGTTTGGCCTTCAGCTCCTATATCAAGGACAACAATTAGCTCAGATGATGTATAGTGTGTTTACAGCTTATTACATTTTCTTAACAATGTTAAATTACAAGGAAAGAGAtagatacaaaaaaataaaaataaataaatagaacagGAGAAACTCTGACTTGAATATTAACCTGGTTCTCACGTCTGAgctgctccagctctctctgcttGTGGCCAAGCTCAGTCTCTCGGCTCTTGCTGCTCAGCTCAGTGCGGCTCAGCTCCAGGCACTTCTGAGAGTAGCGTTCAGACAGCACATCTAACTCACTGTGCAAGACATCTGCCTGGGGCCTgacatgcacgcacacgcacacacacacgagttaTGAAGTAAATTATAGTGCATACAACGGGTTATGGTCGCGTGTAGAATGTGCAGCAGGAGCCTGTGAGATGGAGAATGTTCGCAGCAGAGTGGCTGAAATAGACTTACACGTGACCTCTGTATGAATCGTCCACGTGTGCAGCTCCTCCAGGCAGCCTCCTGGCCTTCTCCAACTCTCTCTCCATATCCGCTCTGTGGGCTACTCTCAGCGCCTCCATAGCTTTGATTAACAATTTGCTCGTTAGTCACATCTAGAAACTTAATTGTCCATATTGTGGAAAATTAGCTTTTGTTTCACTGCACAGCAAATCAACATAAGAAGTTAAAATAGGAGAGGCTTCAAGAACAAAACAATTACAGCTCTTGTAACTTTAAAACACTTGAATACAAGAACAAGCCCATTTGTTTATAGAGCAGTGAGTGCCTGCctatatgttttgtttagtgttttagtATTCTGAACAGgttctttgactttgacttgacattcagaattaacataaaaatatgaaacattaatTAGATAATACTCAGATTCCTGTATCTCATCTCAAAAATAGTGTCACATGCTCTATAATTCAAGATGAAACCACTCCGCATGATTAAACAGTATAGTGATCAGTATTTTCGGTGAAGTTAAGGCCCCAGTCCAGTGCTGAAAAATAATACATGAAAAGGCTTGGATTTACTCCACACACAGTTGCACAGTTCTGCACTTTcacttgtattttcttttaccaTTTAAGTCCCGTGCTACTTCAAAATTCAAGCCTTAATCTTAAATTGGTATTTCCTGGATTTTAAAGATTCTCACAATTTATTAGTATCATTAAAATGCGTATTATTACATAATATGATAGTAGGGGAATGGGAAATTCAATCTCTTGAAAATAAATTTCCACATGGGCCGATGGCCTGTTTTCATGCAGATTTTAGTCACATTTTATGGCCTTCATCAGTAGATGTGGCTCTTCTGCCAAGAAATTTGTGTCAGAGTAATATTTCCAGGGCTATTAACGGTctcatatatattttaaattcaaaatataCTTAATGCAACTGCGAAGAAGAAACAGACCCTTGACCTACATTGAATCAAAATGTACTTCCTCAGCTCCAGTAGCTTCATGCTAAATTTCTCACTTACCTTTAGCTGCTGCCTggctctcctcctgcagcatcttgtctctctgcttctccagctccttGATCTCCCTCTTGTGTTTCTCCTGAAGCTCCTGCAGTGCTTTCCGATGAGATACCTCCATGGCCTCCAGTCTGGCCCTACAGGGGGCCCCGGGGCCACAGGGACTGTCCACCTCCAAGCCCATGGCTGCACGCTCTCTCTTAATGCTCTCCACTTGCTTTCGTAGTGAGAGGGCCTGGGAGATGGATTTGCAGCGCATGTgttgaggaggagagaaatgtATATCACGGCTGAATTTCTTTGAATTGAAAACACTGATTGTCTAACTGGCCTCTCTGCTCAACACTTCTTACCTCCTTTTGAAGAGCTTCGGCTGtatttgtttgaataatttgGGCAGCATTAATAGATGGAAGGGACCCCGCTGAGCTCCTTAAATCACATTGTAAACTAGTGACAGAGGGTCCAGCATCCTCAAGGCTCAACTGATGAGTCTGGGAGTGTTTTAGAGACTGTGATTCCAGTGGGGTGCTTGACTGATAAGCCTGGGCTCCGATGAGAGACTGCGCACTCATGTCTCTGAAAGGCAGCGTCTCAAACtctgtccacttcctgttgacCTCTGAGTCCATAGTTTCAATAACAGGCACAGGCACACTCCCCCTTTTCAGCTCCATAGAGTCCCACCTGCTGCCCATCTCACTGAAGCGGGCCCCCTCCTCAAACCACCTGTTCCTCTCCTCCAATCGTTTGGCCTGCTCGCGGTCCCAGccttccccttcccctctcTGACTGGCTGGAGATAAGTCAGCGTCAGGATGCTCGTCTACAGTTTGGTGGAGGAAGTGCCCGTCGACCTGGTGGGAGTTTgcagctgtggtggtggtggagttGGAAGTGATAGGTTCATACCCGGAGTCGTCGCAGGTGAACCGAGCGGCAGGTTGGCATGACGACGGTCTCCGGGAGAGAGAGTTTTCTTTCTCGCTACCGgtgtctgattggctgatgtcaaaatgagggagaaacaaagagagtaGGGTTACACATCAGAGGAAAGATGATAGAGGGGTTCATTGCAGACAGACCACCCAGCCACATCATCTGCGTTTCTTCAGGAATTTTCACTTCCAAGACATTCATGTTTCATGGATTCAGGAATTTAGTGTGCATATTTTCAGTGATATAAATGAATAACCATTTCAGTACAAGGGCTTCACTGTGTAGCCTTGTAGTGCATACTATGCTTAATTTAGTAAGTATGATTGATTATTATAGATCAAATGATTATCTGAAATTGTAAACATTAGCAACACAACTCGTAATTttacaattatttttatattgacTTCAAACAGAGATTATCTTGTGAACTTTTATTTCCTGGCTGAATAATGAAACTTTgaaacttttagtttttttaaccAAGGTACTTGGTCAGTCTGCGTATAAAcattatttgattaaaaaaatcaaaatgtacCAGCTTGTTGGTTAACTGTGGATTAGCTGCAGACTTTAATCTTTGTATCTCCtaaaacttctttttttgtttcattttatatcTACATAACTATATTCTGGATTTTATGTCTGTCACTTAATAGCTGAAAGTAACAATTTACTCTGactcaaatatatattttactgttactACTGTTATTGCTTATTTGCACTGCACCTGAGTAACCTATGTTCTGCCATATTTTAAATATCATAAACCAAATTTTTCGTTTTGACTTCATTACATTCTCATGATCATAATGATCATGACCATTCTTACAGATCTAACCAGCAACTTTATGTAAGATTCTTAAAATGCGCTTCCACTCAACCAAATACAACAcatcaataaatatataaataaacaatacaatACTCACAATACTGGCTGTCTGTCTATactgaatgtttttgaaatgtgatgtgaGTGGCTAAGTGAGAAtctcagaaataaaactgaataaaaaaagatgtaggACTTTTGACAGTGTGTTGCTATTCAGTCCAGTTAAGTTGGGGGTTAAATCAGACTCACTGGTTGTTTTGGATTGCCTGATTCAGTAGCTTCACCCACATCCGCTGCAATCTTGAAGTCATAGCAGAAAGCGTGAACACTGCTCTCTTTGTCTGGAGAAgatcaaaagacaaaacagacagacaaacacacacacacacacacacatacactcactgtTAAACAGGAAGAGGCCAAACATGTAATCGATGTGGAAATGGGGGGGAGGGGTAAGTGGCTGACTCTCCATCTGCCTTGTGGTGTATGATGAAAAATTCTGGTACAGCAAATACACACTTGTATACAGAGCCCAAAGTTCTTTTCGATGTCACAGTCTGACACATTCACGCAGGATGTCAGGTCGATCTCACCGTCCAGATCATCTGACTGCAGCACAATAACAAGTTCAAGTAAGCCCGACAATCAAAAAAGACTGAATTGATTCTATACACAAGTTAATTACAATGTATGTATAAAACCAAAATCTACGACagtgaaattatttgttttggattaaaatatagaaaatgttcTGACAATTCAGAAGTTACTTTTATGTCACTTATCAGGTCATACCTCCTCAGCCTCCGAGTCTCTGTAGTACTTCAGAGAAGTGCGACCGAGAACAAACCAGTGTTTCTTCCACTAAGCACAACAAAGTCAACATGGACaagtaaattatttttgtgGATTAATATTAAAGCACATGACAAATGTCTTACATTGCTGTGATGCCCTGTCTGACGCTATGTACAGGAAGTTAGATTACGACAGTAACTTCATTTTGGAggaatttaacaaaaaatgtgttgcaagaACTTTTCTCTACCTTGCCATGTTCATCCAGTCTGGACATCCATCCCTTCAAGTAGCAACATCTGCAATTTAAGTGTGAAGCACATGCTCTTTGAGAGTATTCTGTGTTGATTGTGATATTTCAGGAAAAGGGAAGTGCTGGTGCCGGCGAATACGGCGTGGTGAGACAGCAATTTCACCGTGCAGCATGCACAGAGGCAGGCGACTCACTACAGCATGAAATATGGGAATGTGCAGAATGGAAAGGAAGAGGTGTGTTTTTCTTAACATGGTCATTATTATAAAATGGTGGGAAGCGAAAGAGGAACTGATGAAAACATTACACTGAGTTAAAAAGAAGTAGGCACTGTGTAACTGAGGATACTCACCACGCATGCATCATGTTGTGCACaatgaaggggagaaaaaacatGGTTTGTGAGAAGGTGAAAACATGAAATGGTTttggagaaagaggaagtgcTGTCACACAGTTCATATAGGTGGTTTCTTTATGTGTTCTTCCACCCCTTTGCAATGTAGCGCTAGCAGTGGGTCAGCTGCGGGTGCAGTGGCCTAAAACTGCTTAGAATCTAttaaaaaagatgacaaattaTGAACCTGCTGCCCTAAAACAGAGTGAAAACCATTAGCTTTTTACTGCAAGGTGCTCGGATGAGAAGGTGCCCTGGAgtaaaaaagctgaaataaatatcAAGGAGCTACTTTTGAGTGAATTTATGAAATACCAGTTTTCTTTCTAACACTCATGTGACTACAGATGTAGAATATCATCAGACAGTGCTCACCTGTGTCTGCGGATGTTGAAGAGGAGCTTGTTTCTTCAGATTCTGGGATAACTGCCAACCTCTCTCATTATCTGAACTCTTGGTGAGAATGAACAGACAGGATTAAAGCTTTTGTCATATTTCAAACTCTGTATTTCATTGGGAAAATGAATTTGTTATACCTCTGCATGAAGAGATGCTGCTGATTGTCTTCGAGACGATCGATTCTCAGGGATCCGACATTTCTCtcgtctgtctctccctctctctctgcctcgcCCCCTTTCATCTGCTTCGGGCTTCGAACTGTGGTTGTCTATTTCTTCTATGTACCTTTATGATGGTTTTGTATTGAAAAGACATATTTATTCTTCGACACCCAAATGAACAGACTGCAGGGACAATTTCATCCTTATTTTGGCTGAACTTTAAGCAAAATTTTCAAAAGCTCTCCTCATTTCAATTACTTAAGTCAATTACTCACGGTCAGATCAAAAGATCATCAAAGTATTCTGAGCctcttttttaatcaaacttgGTACCTTGCTGTTTAACTTATCTTCCAGCTGCAAATGCTTGTGTTTAAAGGGACACATGCAACAAGAATACAACCATGTAGTGCTACTAACCTGTATGTCCTAGTTCTCTGGTCCCTGCATGGGCTGGGACTCTggttcctcctcctcagccccGGAAACTCCTCGTCTGACTCCAGCTGGATCTTTGGAATATCAGCCAGCACGATGTAGTCTTCTATGGTCATCCCCACCTCAGATTCAGAAGAatatttgtcacatttcttCCAATAAAACGGAATATTAAGAATTTGCATAAGAAATTAAGAAGGCTAAATATTTATGTAGTATATGACCAAAATTCAAAACTTGAGGAAAATCTTTCTCCTGATGGGCATCCTGAATGTGAAAGTCTAggaatgacaaaaagaaaaacttagaCTATCCCCAAAGTCTGCAGGATTTATTCTTTTGGGACTGTGAGTGCacggagaaagagaaaagaccGAATAGATAGAAACACCTTTGGTGAAACCAGAAGAACTTTATTAGACTAATGGACTTCATCTTAAGGCATTCCTCAAGGACCTTAGACAGCTCAGACACGTTGGTCTGACAAAATTCTTCTATTTACGGcaaaggtgtttttgttttgacccCACTGACTGTGAATATCTGCACAAAACTTCAAGGCAAACCAGCCAATAATTTTAAGTCCTCGAGTGACAAACTCACATTGCAATAACAGAGCTAAAAATACTTTGTTCAACACACCTCCTCAGTTTCTGCCTCTGCCTTCTTGGGCTCAGAGATCAGTAAGGCATCCATGCCCCGCCTCAAATTGCTCCTACTTCTGTCACCGTTGAGCTTATTATTTCCCTGACTGCCTTTATCATTTTCAGTTACGGCAGAGCAGGACACAGGACTGCCAAGCACCTGAGGGTCCACCCCTCGCCTCGATGCTGAAGAATCATGTGATCTTGGGAGGCTGAGTACGGAGTAAGCAG contains:
- the LOC115039526 gene encoding myosin phosphatase Rho-interacting protein-like codes for the protein MAPPVEDYYCHQFQANTFDPSRCSSCLRPDHMHLSSSTSSAAAQQDSQQQWDTDDDDLSEVTTSASGDDINGGWSYEWSLVHSLSPEWELNIFDTDIQSSSPNQRDSLKRSRSQSSERHCEAQRVMTRLDPSPHRGTDGSWMDERRDRDRLHQASDSRRVREQESRYFSPDRKGDGERQMQEVNKRAYRYYERGHPLPSNYVLEPKACVPYRNVNLGLPSQRRNTETFIQETWRSESPQRYTYHSNFRQGTDSQRNSPSRPSSVSPDRYQFTGSPVGPQRGSSLSRSHAQSQYSSQGSSQLPSHAPSHHTSGRSSPSRRRGSNTSRTCSPLRATLSHRRTDSFDFQNDYDAQKGCSRESRSPSQASNKHSLDSEKLYRNLEFISRRGSFAIQQSSHDGSQASTRTRTTVNNSANARRLNSGEVSPSRNCIQSPTPRRETHSRENTLSPPQGSWQGSAYSVLSLPRSHDSSASRRGVDPQVLGSPVSCSAVTENDKGSQGNNKLNGDRSRSNLRRGMDALLISEPKKAEAETEEKCDKYSSESEVGMTIEDYIVLADIPKIQLESDEEFPGLRRRNQSPSPCRDQRTRTYRYIEEIDNHSSKPEADERGRGRERGRDRREKCRIPENRSSRRQSAASLHAESSDNERGWQLSQNLKKQAPLQHPQTQGWMSRLDEHGKWKKHWFVLGRTSLKYYRDSEAEESDDLDGEIDLTSCVNVSDCDIEKNFGLCIQTKRAVFTLSAMTSRLQRMWVKLLNQAIQNNHQSDTGSEKENSLSRRPSSCQPAARFTCDDSGYEPITSNSTTTTAANSHQVDGHFLHQTVDEHPDADLSPASQRGEGEGWDREQAKRLEERNRWFEEGARFSEMGSRWDSMELKRGSVPVPVIETMDSEVNRKWTEFETLPFRDMSAQSLIGAQAYQSSTPLESQSLKHSQTHQLSLEDAGPSVTSLQCDLRSSAGSLPSINAAQIIQTNTAEALQKEALSLRKQVESIKRERAAMGLEVDSPCGPGAPCRARLEAMEVSHRKALQELQEKHKREIKELEKQRDKMLQEESQAAAKAMEALRVAHRADMERELEKARRLPGGAAHVDDSYRGHVPQADVLHSELDVLSERYSQKCLELSRTELSSKSRETELGHKQRELEQLRRENQELKAKLAEEISRLRYFITGQRSDVVSPGSTEQTASELEILLRAKDNEVQYLKKEISCLQREVQSLNKEKEAAYERYKEAYVELSDLKGRSQLELGSLNEHLRLANAALQEGAKET